From a single Lolium rigidum isolate FL_2022 chromosome 7, APGP_CSIRO_Lrig_0.1, whole genome shotgun sequence genomic region:
- the LOC124672968 gene encoding two-component response regulator ORR42-like has product MTSYVEGSPVKALIVDDSAVETMVLTAMLRKFHCEITTAKNGKEAVQMFLEGKKFDIIFREKDMPVMSGPEAIEKIRALGEIHVKIVGVSVGDNAQEAFMRVGADEFLPKPMKLDVVGAIIQEIIKKKKKNNDTVQA; this is encoded by the exons ATGACATCCTACGTCGAAGGATCCCCGGTTAAGGCACTTATTGTTGACGATTCGGCTGTTGAGACCATGGTTCTCACCGCCATGCTGCGTAAATTCCACTGTGAGATTACTACGGCTAAGAATGGGAAAGAAGCAGTGCAAATGTTCCTCGAGGGGAAGAAGTTTGACATTATTTTTCGTGAGAAGGACATGCCCGTAATGTCTGGGCCTGAG GCAATTGAGAAGATCCGTGCTTTGGGAGAAATTCATGTGAAGATTGTTGGAGTATCAGTTGGCGATAATGCCCAAGAGGCGTTCATGAGGGTCGGCGCTGATGAATTTCTGCCGAAACCAATGAAGCTTGATGTTGTCGGAGCTATAATTCAAGAGatcatcaagaagaagaagaagaataacgaCACTGTCCAAGCCTAG